A genomic window from Micromonospora sp. WMMA1947 includes:
- a CDS encoding metallophosphoesterase, with the protein MRKRTLFRLAAGTVAVGAATLAYASLIERNMFTLRRYDVPVLPTDAEPLRVLHLTDLHMMPDQRRKQDWVASLAALDPDLVVVTGDNMAHPESVPGVLRALQPLLDLPGAFVFGSNDYTGPVFKNPFTYFLPDREYTDGVPLPYEELRDILTGAGWADLNNARTTLKAGGREIELVGVDDPHIERDDYDAVAGPVSADAALSIAVSHSPEPVVLDRMAADGFGLMLAGHTHGGQVCVPGYGALVTNCGLPRSMARGLHRWPGSDSWLHVSAGLGTHPTAPIRFACPPEASILTLIPR; encoded by the coding sequence ATGCGAAAGCGCACACTATTCCGGCTCGCGGCCGGAACCGTCGCCGTCGGCGCGGCCACCCTGGCGTACGCGTCGCTCATCGAGCGCAACATGTTCACACTCCGCCGGTACGACGTACCGGTGCTCCCGACCGACGCCGAACCGCTGCGGGTGCTGCACCTGACCGACCTGCACATGATGCCCGACCAGCGACGCAAGCAGGACTGGGTGGCCTCGCTGGCCGCGCTCGACCCCGACCTGGTCGTGGTCACCGGGGACAACATGGCGCACCCGGAGTCGGTGCCGGGCGTGCTGCGCGCCCTGCAACCACTGCTCGACCTGCCCGGCGCGTTCGTCTTCGGCTCCAACGACTACACCGGGCCGGTCTTCAAGAACCCCTTCACCTACTTCCTGCCCGACCGGGAGTACACCGACGGCGTGCCGCTGCCGTACGAGGAACTGCGCGACATCCTCACCGGGGCCGGCTGGGCCGACCTGAACAACGCCCGCACCACGCTCAAGGCCGGTGGGCGGGAGATCGAGCTGGTCGGCGTGGACGACCCGCACATCGAACGGGACGACTACGACGCCGTGGCCGGCCCGGTCAGCGCCGACGCGGCGCTGTCGATCGCGGTGTCCCACTCCCCCGAGCCCGTGGTGCTGGACCGGATGGCCGCCGACGGCTTCGGCCTGATGCTGGCCGGGCACACCCACGGCGGCCAGGTCTGCGTGCCCGGGTACGGCGCGCTGGTCACCAACTGCGGCCTGCCCCGGTCGATGGCGCGCGGGCTGCACCGGTGGCCCGGCTCGGATTCCTGGCTGCACGTCTCCGCCGGCCTCGGCACCCATCCCACCGCCCCGATCCGCTTCGCCTGCCCGCCCGAGGCGAGCATCCTGACCCTGATCCCCCGCTGA
- a CDS encoding GatB/YqeY domain-containing protein yields MSTLKDRLTADMRAALKARDELTTSTLRMALAAVGTAEVAGREKRELSDDEVLAVLTKEAKKRREAAVAFADAGRAEQAGKETAEGEVLERYLPKQLSDDELAELVSGALAAGGFTGKAQMGPAMKAAQAAVAGRAEGGRVAAEVRRQLGL; encoded by the coding sequence ATGAGCACGCTGAAGGACCGTCTCACCGCCGACATGCGCGCCGCACTCAAGGCGCGCGACGAGCTGACCACCTCCACGCTGCGGATGGCCCTGGCCGCCGTGGGCACCGCCGAGGTCGCCGGCCGGGAAAAGCGCGAGCTCAGCGACGACGAGGTGCTCGCCGTGCTGACCAAGGAGGCCAAGAAGCGCCGCGAGGCGGCAGTGGCGTTCGCCGACGCCGGGCGCGCCGAGCAGGCCGGCAAGGAGACCGCCGAGGGCGAGGTGCTGGAGCGCTACCTGCCCAAGCAGCTCTCCGACGACGAGCTGGCCGAGCTGGTCTCGGGGGCGCTGGCCGCGGGCGGCTTCACCGGCAAGGCGCAGATGGGCCCGGCCATGAAGGCGGCCCAGGCCGCGGTGGCCGGCCGGGCCGAGGGTGGCCGGGTGGCCGCCGAGGTACGCCGGCAGCTCGGTCTCTGA
- a CDS encoding transglycosylase domain-containing protein, translating to MRKRDHNVLTNAASLLICGLLAGVVVAAAAFPAVAMTGLAAKAGSETFGALPKELTVARSPQITRLLAADGKTVLATMYDENRKDVKLKDISQYMQKAIIAAEDHDFYKHNGVDLNGVARAFVNNQAAGSSRQGASTLTMQYVRLAISYSATHPADVVAATEDTSARKLREMSLALQIDKELSKDEILERYLNIAAFGNGAYGIWAASQVYFNKPPSKLDIQESAMLAGMVKAPTAFDPTTPAGYPEAVGRRDYVIGNMVQIGAITQQEADAAKKIKLVVQGKRTPNGCTQTTTRSWGFFCDYLYRWWLQQETFGATSYDRERRLKSGGYTIVSTLDVQAQKAADKAVRKNLGEKSKAARMVAAVEPGTGRVRAVAVNRNFKLDDPDDPQNKISSDPKKAQKKIRGNYPNTVNPLITGGPGIAGYQAGSTFKIFTLVAALEKGYPLSYSINAQPVFKSDYPVEFNSPAACPGTNKYCPKNANASMAGPHTMWSGFGFSVNTFFIDLQQRVGAENVVKAAQKLGISFRSSGDAQLAANPHQWGAFSLGVSQTTPLELANAYATLGADGKYCEPIPVQEIRGPEGEKLDVANPRCEQRVSTEVARAAVDAARCPVGDRSSTSKCGTATAGNVRGIVDAPVAGKSGTTDSEKTSSLVAMTKQYAVAGIMADPDWPQTTQKMGHDTPTGINPAVYETLRDAMKGKDRKNFTPPSGKIVMGDQRSIPDVKCASVESAKSRLKGAGFDPVVSSNKVPSECPAGTAAGTSPNGRTIKGGVVMIEVSSGQGTPEQGGTATPDRPGGPGGGNGRPGRPGN from the coding sequence ATGCGGAAACGTGACCACAACGTGCTGACCAACGCCGCATCGCTACTGATCTGCGGCCTGTTGGCCGGAGTGGTGGTCGCTGCGGCGGCCTTCCCCGCGGTGGCGATGACCGGACTGGCCGCGAAGGCCGGCTCGGAGACATTCGGCGCGCTGCCCAAGGAGTTGACAGTCGCCCGGTCTCCGCAGATCACCAGGCTGCTCGCGGCCGACGGCAAGACCGTGCTGGCCACGATGTACGACGAGAACCGCAAGGACGTCAAGCTCAAGGACATCTCGCAGTACATGCAGAAGGCCATCATCGCGGCCGAGGACCACGACTTCTACAAGCACAACGGCGTGGACCTCAACGGTGTCGCCCGGGCGTTCGTCAACAACCAGGCCGCCGGCTCCTCCCGGCAGGGCGCGTCGACACTCACCATGCAGTACGTCCGGCTGGCCATCTCCTACTCGGCCACCCACCCGGCCGACGTGGTCGCCGCCACCGAGGACACCAGCGCCCGCAAGCTGCGCGAGATGAGCCTGGCGCTCCAGATCGACAAGGAGCTCTCCAAGGACGAGATCCTGGAGCGCTACCTGAACATCGCCGCGTTCGGCAACGGCGCGTACGGCATCTGGGCGGCCAGCCAGGTCTACTTCAACAAGCCGCCGAGCAAGCTCGACATCCAGGAGTCGGCGATGCTCGCCGGCATGGTGAAGGCCCCCACCGCGTTCGACCCGACCACCCCCGCGGGCTACCCCGAGGCGGTCGGCCGGCGCGACTACGTCATCGGCAACATGGTGCAGATCGGCGCGATCACCCAGCAGGAGGCGGACGCCGCCAAGAAGATCAAGCTCGTCGTCCAGGGCAAGCGCACCCCGAACGGCTGCACCCAGACCACCACCCGCTCGTGGGGCTTCTTCTGCGACTACCTCTACCGCTGGTGGCTGCAGCAGGAGACGTTCGGCGCCACCTCGTACGACCGTGAGCGGCGGCTCAAGAGCGGCGGCTACACCATCGTCTCCACGCTCGACGTGCAGGCGCAGAAGGCCGCCGACAAGGCCGTCCGCAAGAACCTGGGCGAGAAGAGCAAGGCGGCCCGGATGGTGGCCGCGGTCGAGCCCGGCACCGGCCGGGTCCGCGCCGTCGCGGTGAACCGCAACTTCAAGCTCGACGACCCGGACGACCCGCAGAACAAGATTTCCAGCGACCCGAAGAAGGCCCAGAAGAAGATCCGGGGCAACTACCCCAACACGGTGAACCCGCTGATCACCGGTGGCCCCGGCATCGCCGGCTACCAGGCCGGCTCGACCTTCAAGATCTTCACGCTGGTGGCCGCGCTGGAGAAGGGCTACCCGCTCAGCTACAGCATCAACGCGCAGCCGGTCTTCAAGTCGGACTACCCGGTCGAGTTCAACTCGCCTGCGGCCTGCCCGGGCACCAACAAGTACTGCCCGAAGAACGCCAACGCCTCGATGGCCGGCCCGCACACCATGTGGAGCGGCTTCGGCTTCTCGGTCAACACGTTCTTCATCGACCTCCAGCAGCGGGTCGGCGCGGAGAACGTGGTGAAGGCGGCGCAGAAGCTCGGCATCTCGTTCCGCTCGTCGGGCGACGCGCAGCTCGCCGCCAACCCGCACCAGTGGGGCGCGTTCAGCCTCGGCGTCTCGCAGACCACGCCGCTGGAGCTGGCGAACGCGTACGCGACGCTCGGCGCCGACGGCAAGTACTGCGAGCCGATCCCGGTGCAGGAGATCCGTGGCCCGGAGGGCGAGAAGCTCGACGTCGCCAACCCGCGCTGCGAGCAGCGGGTCAGCACCGAGGTGGCCCGGGCCGCCGTGGACGCCGCCCGCTGCCCGGTGGGTGACCGCTCCTCCACCTCGAAGTGCGGCACCGCCACCGCCGGCAACGTCCGCGGCATCGTGGACGCGCCGGTGGCCGGCAAGTCCGGCACCACCGACTCGGAGAAGACCTCCTCGCTGGTCGCGATGACCAAGCAGTACGCGGTGGCCGGCATCATGGCCGACCCGGACTGGCCGCAGACCACCCAGAAGATGGGTCACGACACCCCCACCGGCATCAACCCGGCGGTCTACGAGACGCTGCGGGACGCCATGAAGGGCAAGGACCGGAAGAACTTCACGCCACCCAGCGGCAAGATCGTCATGGGTGACCAGCGGTCCATCCCGGATGTGAAGTGCGCGTCCGTCGAGAGCGCGAAGTCCCGGCTGAAGGGTGCCGGCTTCGACCCGGTGGTCTCCAGCAACAAGGTGCCGTCGGAGTGCCCGGCGGGTACCGCCGCCGGCACCAGCCCGAACGGGCGCACCATCAAGGGTGGCGTGGTGATGATCGAGGTCAGCTCCGGCCAGGGCACCCCGGAGCAGGGCGGCACCGCGACACCGGACCGGCCGGGTGGGCCGGGCGGGGGTAACGGCAGACCGGGACGACCGGGGAACTGA
- a CDS encoding WhiB family transcriptional regulator yields the protein MGMITDWPSLAACQNGDPDALFVQGAEQNVAKRICRSCPVRYECLADALDNRIEFGVWGGMTERERRALLRRHPQVTSWRKMFEAAMKKNAKEKSGKDKILVTTAT from the coding sequence ATGGGCATGATCACTGACTGGCCGTCACTGGCGGCGTGTCAGAACGGAGACCCGGACGCGTTGTTCGTACAGGGCGCCGAACAGAACGTGGCGAAGAGGATCTGCCGGAGCTGCCCAGTTCGGTACGAGTGCCTGGCCGACGCGCTCGACAACCGGATCGAGTTCGGCGTGTGGGGTGGCATGACCGAGCGCGAGCGCCGGGCGTTGCTGCGCCGTCACCCGCAGGTCACCAGCTGGCGCAAGATGTTCGAGGCGGCCATGAAGAAGAACGCCAAGGAGAAGTCCGGCAAGGACAAGATCCTGGTCACCACGGCCACCTGA
- a CDS encoding ArsA-related P-loop ATPase — protein sequence MVPSEDAAPPLDVDQILADDGVRIVVCCGAGGVGKTTTAAALALRAAERHGRRTVVLTIDPARRLAQSLGLTELDNTPRQVKGIDVEAGGGELHAMMLDMKRTFDDVVLQHTDPAKAAEIFANPFYQAMSSTFAGTQEYMAMEKLGQLHARGEWDLIVVDTPPSRSALDFLDAPARLSRFLDGRMLRLLLAPARSGGRSMFSLVTASFGMFSKVVQKVIGAQLLTDLSGFVAALDSMFGGFRQRAEQTYRILQARETAFLLVATPEPDAVREAAYFAGRLREERMPLAGLVLNRVHRPAAGLSAAESLAAAERLAGEGGHEGTVEVLRAHAALAQQAVREEQVAARFTEAFPAVPSVSVTAQPADVHDVDGLRTIGEAISRN from the coding sequence TTGGTGCCTTCCGAAGACGCGGCGCCTCCGCTTGACGTCGACCAGATCCTCGCCGACGACGGCGTACGGATCGTGGTCTGCTGCGGGGCGGGCGGCGTGGGCAAGACGACCACCGCCGCGGCGCTGGCGTTGCGGGCGGCCGAGCGGCACGGCCGGCGGACGGTGGTGCTCACCATCGACCCGGCCCGCCGGCTGGCCCAGTCGCTCGGCCTGACCGAGCTGGACAACACACCCCGCCAGGTCAAGGGCATCGACGTCGAGGCCGGCGGCGGCGAACTGCACGCCATGATGCTCGACATGAAGCGCACGTTCGACGACGTGGTGCTCCAGCACACCGACCCGGCGAAGGCCGCGGAGATCTTCGCCAACCCCTTCTACCAGGCCATGAGTTCCACCTTCGCCGGCACGCAGGAATACATGGCGATGGAGAAGCTGGGCCAGCTGCACGCCCGGGGCGAGTGGGACCTGATCGTGGTGGACACGCCGCCGTCGCGGTCTGCGCTCGACTTCCTGGACGCGCCGGCCCGGCTGTCCCGGTTCCTCGACGGCCGGATGCTGCGACTGCTGCTGGCTCCGGCACGCAGCGGCGGCCGGAGCATGTTCAGCCTGGTCACGGCGAGTTTCGGGATGTTCTCCAAGGTGGTGCAGAAGGTGATCGGCGCCCAGCTGCTCACCGACCTGTCCGGCTTCGTCGCCGCCCTCGACTCGATGTTCGGCGGGTTCCGGCAGCGCGCCGAGCAGACGTACCGGATCCTCCAGGCCCGGGAGACGGCGTTCCTGCTGGTCGCGACGCCGGAGCCGGACGCGGTCCGGGAGGCCGCCTACTTCGCGGGCCGGCTGCGTGAGGAGCGGATGCCGCTGGCCGGGCTGGTGCTCAACCGGGTGCACCGGCCGGCGGCGGGCCTGTCCGCGGCGGAGAGCCTGGCCGCCGCGGAGCGGCTGGCCGGCGAGGGTGGGCACGAGGGCACCGTCGAGGTGTTGCGGGCGCACGCCGCGCTGGCCCAGCAGGCGGTACGCGAGGAGCAGGTGGCGGCCCGGTTCACCGAGGCGTTCCCGGCGGTGCCGTCGGTGTCGGTGACGGCGCAGCCCGCCGACGTGCACGACGTCGACGGGCTGCGGACGATCGGCGAGGCGATCAGCCGGAACTGA
- a CDS encoding ArsA-related P-loop ATPase: MAASEQPAEFAGRWPARLHVVTGKGGTGKTSVAAALALGLAAGGRRTLLVEVEGRQGIAQLFGTDPLPYEERHLADAPGGGEVRALAVDAEEALLEYLDMFYKLGAAGRALRKLGAIDFATTIAPGLRDVLLTGKVKEATTRTSGSRRTYDAVVLDAPPTGRIGRFLNVTAETARLAKVGPIKTQSEGVSALLRSPMTAVHVVTLLEEMPVQETLDAVAELTQLGFPVGRVIVNGVRPPVPAGRAVTAAELKRGLAAAGLPTDGPTVAGLVEEARDQQVRRELEDSLRGDLVDLGLPLVELPLLPEGVDRAGLETLADALVRAD, translated from the coding sequence GTGGCAGCGAGTGAGCAGCCGGCCGAGTTCGCCGGCAGATGGCCGGCCCGCCTGCATGTGGTGACCGGCAAGGGCGGCACGGGAAAGACGAGCGTGGCCGCCGCGCTGGCCCTCGGCCTGGCCGCCGGGGGCCGGCGCACCCTGCTGGTCGAGGTCGAGGGCCGGCAGGGCATCGCCCAGCTCTTCGGCACCGACCCGCTGCCGTACGAGGAGCGCCACCTCGCCGACGCGCCCGGCGGCGGTGAGGTGCGGGCACTGGCGGTGGACGCCGAGGAGGCCCTCCTCGAATACCTGGACATGTTCTACAAGCTCGGCGCGGCCGGCCGGGCACTGCGCAAGCTCGGCGCGATCGACTTCGCCACCACGATCGCGCCGGGCCTGCGCGACGTGCTGCTCACCGGCAAGGTCAAGGAGGCGACCACCCGGACCAGCGGGTCACGCCGGACGTACGACGCGGTGGTGCTGGACGCGCCGCCGACCGGGCGGATCGGCCGCTTCCTCAACGTCACGGCGGAGACCGCCCGACTGGCGAAGGTCGGCCCGATCAAGACCCAGAGCGAGGGCGTCTCCGCGCTGCTCCGGTCGCCGATGACCGCCGTGCACGTGGTCACGCTGCTGGAGGAGATGCCGGTCCAGGAGACGCTCGACGCGGTCGCGGAGCTGACCCAGCTCGGCTTCCCGGTCGGCCGCGTGATCGTCAACGGCGTCCGCCCACCGGTGCCGGCGGGCCGCGCGGTGACGGCGGCCGAGCTGAAGCGCGGGCTGGCCGCCGCCGGCCTGCCGACCGACGGCCCGACCGTGGCCGGGCTCGTCGAGGAGGCCCGCGACCAGCAGGTACGCCGTGAGCTGGAGGACTCCCTGCGGGGTGACCTGGTGGACCTGGGCCTGCCCCTGGTCGAGCTGCCGCTGCTGCCCGAGGGCGTCGACCGGGCCGGGCTGGAGACGCTCGCCGACGCCCTCGTCCGGGCGGATTGA